A single Methylobacterium sp. 17Sr1-1 DNA region contains:
- a CDS encoding protein-glutamate O-methyltransferase CheR produces the protein MTPDSAGTLAEPDLARVCDLLYRQTGILVPGNRRAFVERRVLERMRATGTGDLPAYLARLRADRDGEVQLFVNAFTVNETYFNREEHQLHCLTGSLLAAVTAGRSFGDPIRIWSMPCATGEEPYSLAIWLLEHWPAVDAWEIEIVGSDIDTRALAAAQAGRYGARALGRLPPAVVARYFTREEGTAGGPTWRILPELRGSVRFSRRNLVDGAGMAQEGRFDIVFCRNVLIYFDDASRQIAADNLFSALRPGGFLCLGHTESMARIPSRFRTRRFPEAVVYQRPEDAHA, from the coding sequence ATGACGCCTGACAGCGCCGGCACGCTCGCCGAGCCCGACCTCGCGCGGGTCTGCGACCTGCTCTACCGCCAGACCGGCATCCTGGTGCCGGGGAACCGGCGCGCCTTCGTCGAGCGCCGGGTGCTGGAGCGGATGCGCGCCACCGGCACCGGTGACCTGCCGGCCTACCTCGCCCGGCTGCGGGCCGATCGCGACGGCGAGGTGCAGCTCTTCGTCAACGCCTTCACGGTCAACGAGACCTACTTCAACCGCGAGGAGCACCAGCTGCACTGCCTCACCGGCTCGCTCCTCGCCGCCGTCACCGCCGGGCGAAGCTTCGGCGATCCGATCCGGATCTGGTCGATGCCCTGCGCCACCGGCGAGGAGCCCTACTCGCTGGCGATCTGGCTCCTCGAGCACTGGCCGGCGGTCGATGCCTGGGAGATCGAGATCGTCGGCTCGGACATCGACACCCGGGCGCTCGCCGCGGCGCAGGCCGGGCGCTACGGCGCCCGGGCGCTCGGCCGGCTGCCGCCCGCCGTGGTCGCGCGCTACTTCACGCGTGAGGAGGGGACGGCCGGGGGGCCGACCTGGCGCATCCTGCCGGAGCTGCGCGGCTCGGTGCGCTTCAGCCGCCGCAACCTCGTCGACGGGGCCGGGATGGCGCAGGAAGGGCGCTTCGACATCGTGTTCTGCCGCAACGTGCTGATCTACTTCGACGACGCATCGCGACAAATCGCTGCCGACAACCTCTTTTCCGCCCTGCGGCCGGGCGGCTTCCTCTGCCTCGGCCACACCGAGTCGATGGCCCGGATCCCGTCGCGGTTCCGCACCCGCCGCTTCCCCGAGGCCGTGGTCTATCAGCGCCCGGAGGACGCGCATGCGTGA
- a CDS encoding MFS transporter: MIAQRRWPVISALGIVQILAWGCSYYLLTVLGPSIAAETGWGLPWIFGSLTAGMLAAGLVAPFAGRTIGRRGGRPVLAVSALLLAAGLVVLGLAPNLPVFGLGWLVIGAGMGSGLYDAAFATLGRLYGADARPAITTLTLWGGFSSTLCWPLSAFLLAHLGWRGTCLTYAALQLGVCLPLILGAVPRAAPRPAAGGGRSDTVSLDADERPVFLMLAAIVTCTGIATSIFSVHLLTLLQDRGLSLAAAVSLGTLVGPSQVGARLLEVANRSRHHPIWTLTAAVVLMAVGLLLLGSGLPAPGLVLVVYGAGNGLYSIGRGTLPLALFGPDRYAALLGRLAKPSLAAQAVAPSAGAYLIAHAGADATLAALAVLGVIDVVLVGALWRIRRRGRLTVRVATEKKPLPQGGRG; this comes from the coding sequence GTGATCGCGCAGAGGCGCTGGCCGGTCATCTCGGCGCTCGGCATCGTGCAGATCCTCGCCTGGGGCTGCAGCTACTACCTGCTGACGGTGCTCGGCCCCTCGATCGCGGCGGAGACCGGCTGGGGACTGCCCTGGATCTTCGGCAGCCTCACCGCCGGCATGCTGGCGGCGGGCCTCGTCGCGCCCTTCGCCGGCCGGACGATCGGCCGCCGGGGCGGGCGGCCGGTCCTGGCGGTGTCGGCCCTGCTGCTCGCCGCCGGGCTGGTCGTCCTGGGTCTTGCCCCGAACCTGCCGGTCTTCGGCCTCGGCTGGCTGGTGATCGGCGCCGGGATGGGGTCGGGCCTCTACGACGCCGCCTTCGCGACGCTCGGGCGGCTCTACGGCGCCGATGCGCGCCCGGCGATCACGACGCTGACCCTGTGGGGCGGGTTCTCCAGCACCCTGTGCTGGCCGCTCTCGGCCTTCCTGCTCGCGCATCTCGGCTGGCGCGGCACCTGCCTGACCTACGCCGCCCTGCAACTCGGCGTGTGCCTGCCGCTGATCCTGGGGGCGGTCCCGCGCGCCGCCCCGCGGCCGGCGGCAGGGGGCGGACGGTCCGATACGGTGTCGCTCGACGCCGACGAGCGGCCGGTCTTCCTGATGCTCGCCGCGATCGTGACTTGCACCGGCATCGCCACCTCGATCTTTTCGGTCCACCTGCTGACGCTCTTGCAGGATCGCGGCCTGTCGCTGGCGGCGGCGGTGTCGCTGGGCACCCTGGTCGGGCCGTCGCAGGTCGGGGCGCGGCTGCTCGAAGTGGCGAATCGCAGCCGGCACCACCCGATCTGGACGCTCACCGCCGCGGTGGTGCTGATGGCGGTCGGCCTACTCCTGTTGGGGAGCGGGCTGCCGGCACCGGGCCTGGTGCTGGTGGTCTACGGTGCCGGCAACGGGCTCTACTCGATCGGCCGCGGCACCCTGCCGCTCGCCCTGTTCGGGCCCGACCGCTACGCCGCCCTGCTCGGCCGGCTGGCGAAGCCGAGCCTCGCCGCGCAGGCCGTCGCGCCGTCGGCCGGGGCCTACCTCATCGCCCATGCGGGCGCCGACGCGACACTGGCGGCTCTGGCCGTCCTGGGGGTGATCGACGTCGTCCTCGTCGGCGCGCTGTGGCGGATCCGCCGCCGCGGCAGGCTCACGGTGCGGGTCGCGACCGAAAAAAAGCCCCTCCCGCAGGGCGGAAGGGGCTGA
- the cheB gene encoding chemotaxis-specific protein-glutamate methyltransferase CheB, giving the protein MIRLLVVDDSALMRKVLGGIFAAEGDFELAFARDGLEALDLLPRFAPDVVTLDVTMPGLDGLACLDRIMLERPCPVVMLSSLTGEGAEASLDALARGAVDVLEKPAGAVSLAVDLFAPVLVRTVRAAARSRPRTALGLAARLRARHADLAPRPAPAAPPVNSAPPANSAPPADSTPPADPAGGLVLVGASTGGPPALTALLGELPADFPWPIVVAQHMPATFTGPLARRLDGLCALGVQEVTAPVVLAPGRVYVGRGDADVIVVRRPGGLMAAPAPARAQYAWHPSVDRLVESALDLVPPRRLVGVLMTGMGRDGARSMAALRARGGRTIAEAEATAVVWGMPGELVRAGGASVVAPLEAIAAELTALVT; this is encoded by the coding sequence ATGATCCGCCTCCTCGTGGTCGACGACTCGGCGCTGATGCGCAAGGTGCTGGGCGGCATCTTCGCCGCCGAGGGCGATTTCGAACTGGCCTTCGCCCGCGACGGGCTGGAAGCCCTCGACCTCTTGCCCCGCTTCGCGCCCGACGTGGTGACCCTCGACGTGACCATGCCGGGCCTCGACGGGCTCGCCTGCCTCGACCGGATCATGCTGGAGCGGCCCTGCCCGGTGGTGATGCTGTCCTCCCTCACCGGGGAGGGCGCGGAGGCGAGCCTCGACGCCCTGGCGCGGGGCGCGGTCGACGTCCTGGAAAAACCCGCCGGCGCGGTGTCGCTGGCGGTCGACCTCTTCGCGCCGGTGCTGGTGCGGACGGTGCGGGCGGCGGCCCGGTCCCGGCCGCGCACCGCCCTCGGGCTCGCGGCGCGCCTGCGCGCCCGGCACGCCGATCTCGCGCCACGCCCGGCGCCGGCGGCCCCCCCGGTGAACTCGGCCCCTCCGGCGAACTCGGCGCCGCCGGCGGATTCGACCCCGCCCGCGGACCCGGCCGGCGGCCTCGTCCTGGTCGGCGCCTCGACCGGGGGGCCTCCCGCCCTGACCGCCCTCCTGGGCGAGCTGCCCGCGGACTTCCCCTGGCCGATCGTCGTCGCCCAGCACATGCCGGCGACCTTCACCGGGCCGCTCGCCCGCCGGCTCGACGGGCTCTGCGCGCTCGGCGTGCAGGAGGTGACGGCGCCGGTGGTCCTGGCGCCGGGCCGGGTCTATGTCGGGCGCGGCGATGCCGACGTGATCGTGGTGCGCCGGCCCGGCGGCCTGATGGCGGCCCCGGCCCCGGCCCGGGCCCAGTATGCCTGGCACCCGAGCGTCGACCGCCTGGTGGAGAGTGCCCTCGACCTCGTGCCGCCGCGCCGCCTCGTCGGGGTGCTGATGACCGGCATGGGCCGCGACGGCGCCCGGAGCATGGCGGCGTTGCGGGCCCGCGGCGGGCGCACCATCGCGGAGGCCGAGGCGACGGCGGTGGTCTGGGGCATGCCGGGCGAGCTGGTGCGCGCCGGCGGCGCCAGCGTGGTCGCGCCGCTGGAGGCCATCGCGGCCGAGCTGACGGCTTTGGTGACATGA
- a CDS encoding DUF2934 domain-containing protein has product MDHFETSIRERAYALWERDGRAPGRDEHYWRLAEQELTRPAAPPAEAPAAETVAAKPVRKPAARKPAAAKSAAAKVVAEVAEAAAKPAPRRRRAAAAVENVTTH; this is encoded by the coding sequence ATGGATCACTTCGAGACGAGCATCCGCGAGCGGGCCTACGCCCTGTGGGAGCGGGACGGCCGCGCGCCGGGCCGCGACGAGCATTACTGGCGCCTGGCCGAGCAGGAGCTCACCCGGCCGGCGGCGCCGCCGGCCGAGGCGCCGGCCGCCGAGACGGTCGCCGCCAAGCCCGTGCGCAAGCCGGCGGCCCGCAAACCCGCTGCTGCCAAGAGCGCCGCGGCCAAGGTCGTGGCCGAGGTGGCCGAGGCCGCAGCGAAGCCGGCCCCGCGCCGGCGCCGCGCCGCCGCCGCGGTCGAGAACGTCACGACGCATTAA
- the gyrA gene encoding DNA gyrase subunit A, with the protein MAENDSTGAPPPATDIKPVSITDEMRQSYLAYAMSVIVSRALPDARDGLKPVHRRILYSMYENGYLPDRKYVKSARIVGDVMGQYHPHGDQSIYDALVRMAQDFAMRLMLVDGQGNFGSIDGDPPAAMRYTESRLAKPSMALLEDIDKDTVDFNPNYDESKDEPAVLPARFPNLLVNGAGGIAVGMATNIPPHNLGEVIDGCIALIDDPAITIEGLNDIIPGPDFPTGGSILGRSGTRSAYMTGRGSVIMRAKSHIEELRKEREALIFTEIPYQVNKASLVEKIADLVREKRVEGIADLRDESDRDGMRIVVELKRDAVADVVLNQLYRYTPLQTSFGCNMVALNGGRPELLNLKDLIQAFIDFREEVVSRRTKFLLNKARERAHVLCGLAIAVANIDEVIRLIRTSPDPNSAREALMARDWPAEDIAPLIALVDDPRHRVSEDGTYRLSETQARAILDLRLQRLTALGRDEIGDELKRLADEIADYLDILRSRARIMGIVKHELAEVRAEYATPRKTEILDWDSSVEDEDLIQREDMVVTVSHAGYIKRVPLSTYRAQRRGGKGRAGMSMRDEDFVTRLFVANTHTPVLFFSSQGQAYKEKVWRLPLAAPNARGKALVNILPLDQGKERITTIMPLPEDEASWETLDVMFATASGNVRRNKLSDFVQVNRNGKIAMKLDEGDHIVHVEICTEADDVLLTTGAGQCIRFPTTDVRVFKGRDSTGVRGINLAKGDQVISMTILRHFEASPEERQAYLKRANADRRATGEAIELPAAPEPEAEEAAASIDLEQDRYIAMGAAEQFVLTLSERGFGKRTSSFEYRISGRGGKGIKAMEVNARNGTLVASFPVETSDQIMLVTDAGKLIRVPVDDIRVVGRASQGVTVFNTDKTEKVVSVEHIEGEGEAEAEIEGDGGEVEGN; encoded by the coding sequence TTGGCAGAGAACGATTCGACCGGCGCACCGCCGCCCGCGACCGACATCAAGCCCGTCTCGATCACCGACGAGATGCGCCAGTCCTACCTGGCCTACGCGATGAGCGTCATCGTCAGCCGGGCCCTGCCGGATGCGCGCGACGGCCTCAAGCCCGTGCACCGCCGCATCCTGTACTCCATGTACGAGAACGGCTACCTGCCGGACCGCAAGTACGTGAAGTCGGCCCGCATCGTCGGCGACGTGATGGGTCAGTATCACCCGCACGGCGACCAGTCGATCTACGACGCCCTCGTCCGCATGGCCCAAGACTTCGCCATGCGGCTGATGCTGGTCGACGGCCAGGGCAACTTCGGCTCGATCGACGGCGACCCGCCGGCGGCGATGCGCTACACCGAATCGCGCCTCGCCAAACCGTCGATGGCGCTCCTCGAGGACATCGACAAGGACACCGTCGACTTCAACCCGAACTACGACGAGTCGAAGGACGAGCCGGCGGTCCTGCCCGCCCGCTTCCCCAACCTCCTCGTCAACGGCGCCGGCGGCATCGCGGTCGGCATGGCGACCAACATCCCGCCGCACAATCTCGGCGAGGTGATCGACGGCTGCATCGCGCTCATCGACGATCCGGCGATCACCATCGAGGGCCTGAACGACATCATCCCGGGGCCGGACTTCCCCACCGGCGGCTCGATCCTCGGGCGCTCGGGCACCCGCTCGGCCTACATGACCGGCCGCGGCTCGGTGATCATGCGGGCGAAGTCGCACATCGAGGAGCTGCGGAAAGAGCGCGAGGCGCTGATCTTCACCGAGATCCCGTACCAGGTGAACAAGGCCTCGCTGGTCGAGAAGATCGCGGATCTCGTGCGCGAGAAGCGCGTCGAGGGCATCGCCGACCTGCGCGACGAATCCGACCGCGACGGCATGCGCATCGTCGTCGAACTGAAGCGCGACGCCGTCGCCGACGTGGTGCTCAACCAGCTCTACCGCTACACCCCGCTGCAGACGAGCTTCGGCTGCAACATGGTGGCGCTGAACGGCGGGCGGCCCGAGCTCCTCAACCTCAAGGACCTGATCCAGGCCTTCATCGACTTCCGCGAGGAGGTCGTCTCCCGCCGCACCAAGTTCCTGCTGAACAAGGCGCGCGAGCGGGCGCACGTGTTGTGCGGGCTGGCCATCGCGGTCGCCAACATCGACGAGGTGATCCGGCTGATCCGCACCTCGCCGGATCCGAATTCCGCTCGCGAGGCCCTGATGGCCCGCGACTGGCCCGCGGAGGACATCGCGCCGCTGATCGCGCTCGTGGACGATCCGCGCCACCGGGTCAGCGAGGACGGCACCTACCGCCTGTCCGAGACCCAGGCCCGCGCCATCCTCGACCTGCGGCTCCAGCGCCTCACGGCGCTCGGCCGCGACGAGATCGGCGACGAGCTGAAGCGGCTCGCCGACGAGATCGCCGACTACCTCGACATCCTGCGCTCCCGCGCCCGGATCATGGGCATCGTCAAGCACGAGCTGGCGGAGGTGCGGGCCGAGTACGCGACCCCGCGCAAGACCGAGATTCTGGACTGGGATTCGAGCGTCGAGGACGAGGACCTGATCCAGCGCGAGGACATGGTCGTGACCGTGTCCCATGCCGGGTACATCAAGCGCGTCCCGCTCTCGACCTACCGGGCCCAGCGCCGCGGCGGCAAGGGCCGCGCCGGCATGTCGATGCGCGACGAGGATTTCGTCACCCGGCTGTTCGTGGCGAACACCCATACGCCGGTGCTGTTCTTCTCCTCGCAGGGCCAGGCCTACAAGGAGAAGGTGTGGCGGCTGCCGCTCGCGGCGCCGAACGCGCGGGGCAAGGCGCTCGTCAACATCCTGCCCCTCGATCAGGGCAAGGAGCGCATCACCACCATCATGCCGCTGCCCGAGGACGAGGCGTCCTGGGAGACGCTCGACGTGATGTTCGCCACGGCCAGCGGCAACGTCCGGCGCAACAAGCTGTCCGACTTCGTGCAGGTGAACCGAAACGGCAAGATCGCCATGAAGCTCGACGAGGGCGACCACATCGTCCATGTCGAGATCTGCACCGAAGCCGACGACGTGCTGCTGACCACCGGGGCGGGTCAGTGCATCCGCTTCCCCACCACCGACGTGCGGGTGTTCAAGGGCCGCGATTCGACCGGCGTGCGCGGCATCAACCTCGCCAAGGGCGACCAGGTCATCTCGATGACGATCCTGCGCCATTTCGAGGCCTCGCCCGAGGAGCGCCAAGCCTATCTGAAGCGCGCCAACGCCGACCGGCGCGCCACCGGCGAGGCGATCGAGCTGCCGGCGGCGCCCGAGCCCGAGGCCGAGGAGGCCGCGGCCTCGATCGACCTCGAGCAGGACCGCTACATCGCCATGGGGGCGGCGGAGCAGTTCGTCCTCACCCTGTCGGAGCGCGGCTTCGGCAAGCGCACCTCGTCCTTCGAGTACCGGATCTCCGGCCGCGGCGGTAAGGGCATCAAGGCGATGGAGGTCAATGCCCGCAACGGCACCCTCGTCGCCTCCTTCCCGGTCGAGACCAGCGACCAGATCATGCTGGTCACTGACGCGGGCAAGCTGATCCGGGTTCCGGTGGACGACATCCGGGTGGTCGGCCGCGCCTCGCAGGGCGTCACGGTGTTCAACACCGACAAGACCGAGAAGGTGGTGTCGGTCGAGCACATCGAGGGCGAGGGCGAGGCGGAGGCCGAGATCGAGGGAGATGGCGGGGAGGTCGAGGGGAACTAA
- a CDS encoding L,D-transpeptidase family protein codes for MRRTARLGVALLVVGLSGAAGAAENPLTAEAINQAQFGAGAPDGREKGKDAGKKETKSSKTADPLTIRVQVLLDRAGFSPGAIDGRDGDNLRGALAGFAKAKGLTAAKELDAPLWQALSGTSQDPAVTQYTLTEQDVSGPYVEEIPPKMEEQADLKALSYASPAEMLAERFHMSKGLLDALNPGAALTKAGTVITVAAVPPLETGRIPGKELPQAPKVTRIEVDKDALQVRAYGEDGALVHLYPASIGSEEKPAPSGVLKVESVAFDPTYTYNPKYEFKGVEAKHKFTIKPGPNNPVGVVWIDLSGNDGYGIHGTPEPEKVGKTESHGCVRLTNWDARDLAKHVAKGATVDFGK; via the coding sequence ATGCGCAGGACGGCGAGGCTCGGGGTGGCTCTGCTGGTGGTGGGCCTGTCGGGCGCGGCCGGCGCCGCGGAAAATCCCCTGACCGCGGAGGCGATCAACCAGGCGCAGTTCGGCGCCGGAGCGCCCGATGGTCGGGAGAAGGGCAAGGACGCCGGGAAGAAGGAGACGAAGTCGTCGAAAACCGCCGACCCGCTGACCATTCGGGTCCAGGTGCTCCTCGACCGGGCCGGCTTCTCGCCCGGCGCCATCGACGGGCGCGACGGCGACAACCTGCGCGGGGCGCTCGCTGGCTTCGCCAAGGCCAAGGGGCTGACCGCCGCGAAGGAGCTCGACGCGCCGTTGTGGCAGGCCCTGTCCGGCACCAGCCAGGACCCCGCGGTGACGCAGTACACGCTGACCGAGCAGGACGTTTCCGGCCCATACGTGGAGGAGATCCCGCCGAAGATGGAGGAGCAGGCCGACCTGAAGGCGCTCTCCTACGCCTCGCCCGCCGAGATGCTGGCCGAGCGCTTCCACATGAGCAAGGGATTGCTGGACGCCCTCAACCCCGGCGCGGCCCTGACCAAGGCCGGCACGGTGATCACGGTCGCGGCGGTGCCGCCGCTCGAGACCGGCCGCATCCCGGGCAAGGAACTGCCCCAGGCCCCGAAGGTGACCCGCATCGAGGTCGACAAGGATGCGCTCCAGGTCCGGGCCTACGGCGAGGACGGGGCCCTGGTCCACCTCTACCCGGCCTCGATCGGCAGCGAGGAGAAGCCGGCGCCGAGCGGCGTCCTGAAGGTCGAGAGCGTCGCCTTCGATCCGACCTACACCTACAATCCGAAGTATGAGTTCAAGGGCGTCGAGGCGAAGCACAAGTTCACCATCAAGCCCGGCCCGAACAACCCGGTCGGCGTGGTCTGGATCGACCTGTCGGGCAATGACGGCTACGGCATCCACGGCACGCCCGAGCCGGAGAAGGTCGGCAAGACCGAGTCGCATGGCTGCGTCCGGCTGACGAACTGGGACGCGCGGGATCTCGCGAAACACGTCGCGAAGGGCGCGACGGTGGATTTCGGGAAGTGA
- a CDS encoding chemotaxis protein CheW has protein sequence MAEAGRERVLVVALDGEGLRVALPAELVRGLAPVPALTRVPGAPACLVGLAESRGTALPVLDLARLLAPASVRETPRPALQGRMVVAEADGPVGLLVAGIVGLKADPGGAAILDLPGLIAGRLARRPGGDADAAASRSHAVPPRAVPDSAPDVAFLALTAAGRSYALPLDAVEAVTRRPESVAPASDARAVPLGTMSWRGRALPLVDLAARLGLAGGAGTRVAVLRGLGLVAERVGPVLRVRPEAIDPVPRTLRRAGPAAGLAAGFLRRDDGTLVCLLSPQALAGAAEPARAAPFAAGTEPIVVVDLAGNAYGLPAGAVRRVERAPDALVRVPRAPDGLAGMLAVRGGTLPVLDLRRHPGVPPGIGSRRLVVVEAGGARAGLLVDGAARLVRPETAAIRPAPHGAAGEFAEGLGAALTRVADLPGGPLPLIDPAALLRRAAFAGRSVA, from the coding sequence ATGGCTGAGGCCGGGCGCGAGCGCGTCCTCGTCGTCGCCCTCGACGGCGAGGGCCTGCGCGTCGCCCTCCCGGCCGAGCTGGTGCGCGGCCTGGCGCCGGTCCCGGCCCTGACCCGGGTGCCGGGGGCGCCGGCATGCCTCGTCGGACTCGCCGAGAGCCGCGGCACGGCGCTCCCGGTCCTCGACCTCGCCCGGCTGCTCGCGCCGGCCTCGGTGCGAGAGACCCCGAGGCCGGCCCTCCAGGGTCGGATGGTGGTGGCCGAGGCCGACGGGCCGGTCGGGCTCCTGGTCGCCGGAATCGTCGGCCTCAAGGCGGATCCGGGCGGGGCCGCGATCCTCGACCTGCCGGGCCTGATCGCGGGCCGTCTCGCGCGACGGCCGGGGGGAGACGCCGATGCCGCGGCGTCGCGCAGCCATGCGGTTCCGCCGCGGGCCGTCCCCGACAGCGCTCCGGACGTCGCCTTCCTGGCCCTCACGGCCGCCGGGCGATCCTACGCCCTGCCGCTCGACGCGGTCGAGGCGGTGACGCGTCGTCCGGAGAGCGTCGCGCCGGCCTCCGATGCGAGGGCCGTCCCCCTCGGCACGATGTCGTGGCGCGGGCGGGCGCTGCCGCTCGTCGACCTCGCCGCCCGGCTCGGGCTCGCGGGCGGCGCCGGCACCCGGGTCGCGGTGCTCCGCGGCCTCGGGCTGGTGGCCGAGCGGGTCGGGCCGGTGCTGCGGGTGCGGCCGGAGGCGATCGACCCGGTGCCCCGAACCCTGCGCCGCGCCGGCCCGGCCGCCGGGCTGGCGGCGGGCTTCCTGCGCCGCGACGACGGGACCCTCGTCTGCCTCCTGTCGCCGCAGGCCCTCGCCGGCGCGGCGGAGCCGGCGCGGGCCGCTCCCTTCGCCGCCGGCACCGAGCCGATCGTCGTCGTCGACCTCGCCGGCAACGCCTACGGCCTGCCCGCCGGGGCGGTGCGCCGGGTGGAGCGGGCGCCGGACGCCCTCGTGCGGGTGCCCCGGGCGCCGGACGGCCTCGCCGGGATGCTGGCCGTCCGCGGCGGGACGCTGCCGGTCCTCGACCTGCGCCGGCACCCCGGCGTGCCGCCCGGGATCGGCTCGCGGCGCCTCGTGGTGGTCGAGGCCGGGGGCGCACGGGCCGGCCTCCTCGTCGATGGCGCGGCGCGGCTGGTGCGGCCGGAGACCGCGGCGATCCGTCCGGCGCCGCACGGGGCCGCCGGGGAATTTGCGGAGGGGCTCGGCGCCGCGCTGACCCGGGTCGCCGACCTGCCGGGCGGGCCGCTGCCGCTGATCGATCCCGCCGCGCTGCTCCGTCGTGCCGCGTTCGCCGGGAGGTCCGTGGCATGA
- a CDS encoding methyl-accepting chemotaxis protein has translation MALVKKAKLAARDGAPTAPEAEPAPRPGRTREPADTRREPADMRRRKATERLGAATEELAAGVTEASAAAEELRRAMEQIAGGAEEAAGAAQESLAAVAAIVGRFGAARERADLSRQRTAAFQSVLAEASVQATQSVAAIEAEAGRQAATVAIVDDLDRGAASIGEVTGTVAEIADQTGLLALNAALEAVRAGEHGRGFTIVADEVRALAETAEAGAGEVRERAEAIRAEIRALGAAIRDAAARAVTEAASGTGVARRLEAARTDLGTLAEGAQSILAAALRAEATTREAQAGAEQVAAAAEQQAAAAEEAQRAVSQQTEALDQGQATAEALAALAETLGGASADRAPPAQPAGVAGANPEAIAGAADALSASIQELSGAAAEILAAVDQISRGLTVQSAAARQSAAAMTEIERAAAEARTGADHALAQVAGLAGTLREARATLGALADGVGQSLDGMHASLDRLGAIEADTGRIETIAEGIALVAVQIGMLAVSGAIEAARAGEAGQGFALVSGDIRALSRDASAGTERIRATLRTIRNGAAALRRALERAAAAAEAEVAKNRALTAGLAAVAADVAELEQANREIAGGADEILTAAADVAAGARQIAAAAEEADRASTEAATAARQQARGAEDLAAAVEEIALLADELRADG, from the coding sequence ATGGCACTGGTGAAGAAGGCGAAGCTCGCGGCCCGGGACGGTGCGCCCACGGCGCCGGAGGCGGAACCCGCGCCCCGGCCGGGCCGGACCCGCGAGCCGGCGGATACGCGCCGCGAGCCAGCGGATATGCGCCGGCGGAAGGCGACCGAGCGCCTGGGCGCCGCCACCGAGGAGCTGGCGGCCGGCGTCACCGAGGCGTCGGCGGCGGCCGAGGAGCTGCGCCGGGCGATGGAGCAGATCGCCGGCGGGGCCGAGGAGGCCGCGGGTGCGGCGCAAGAGTCCCTCGCCGCGGTGGCGGCGATCGTCGGGCGCTTCGGTGCGGCGCGGGAGCGGGCCGACCTGTCGCGCCAGCGTACCGCCGCGTTCCAGTCCGTGCTCGCCGAGGCCAGCGTCCAGGCGACCCAGTCGGTCGCGGCGATCGAGGCCGAGGCCGGGCGGCAGGCCGCGACGGTCGCCATCGTCGACGACCTCGATCGCGGGGCGGCGAGCATCGGCGAGGTCACCGGCACGGTCGCGGAGATCGCCGACCAGACCGGGCTGCTCGCCCTCAACGCCGCCCTGGAGGCGGTCCGGGCCGGGGAGCACGGCCGCGGCTTCACGATCGTCGCCGACGAGGTGCGGGCGCTCGCCGAGACCGCGGAGGCCGGGGCCGGGGAGGTGCGGGAGCGGGCCGAGGCGATCCGGGCCGAGATCCGGGCGCTCGGCGCCGCGATCCGGGACGCCGCCGCACGGGCGGTGACGGAGGCCGCCTCGGGGACGGGGGTCGCCCGACGGCTCGAGGCGGCGCGGACCGATCTCGGCACATTGGCGGAAGGCGCCCAGAGCATCCTGGCGGCGGCGCTCCGGGCGGAGGCGACCACCCGCGAGGCGCAAGCCGGCGCCGAGCAGGTCGCGGCGGCGGCCGAGCAGCAGGCTGCCGCGGCCGAGGAGGCGCAACGCGCGGTGAGCCAGCAGACGGAAGCCCTCGACCAGGGCCAGGCCACCGCCGAGGCGCTGGCGGCCCTCGCCGAGACGCTGGGCGGCGCGAGCGCGGACCGCGCGCCTCCCGCGCAGCCCGCGGGCGTGGCCGGCGCGAATCCCGAGGCGATCGCGGGGGCCGCCGACGCGCTCTCCGCCTCGATCCAGGAATTGTCCGGCGCCGCGGCCGAGATCCTGGCCGCGGTCGACCAGATCAGCCGCGGCCTGACCGTCCAGAGCGCCGCGGCCCGGCAATCCGCCGCCGCGATGACGGAGATCGAGCGCGCCGCCGCAGAGGCCCGGACCGGTGCCGACCATGCGCTCGCGCAGGTCGCGGGCCTCGCCGGGACCCTGCGCGAGGCCCGCGCCACCCTCGGCGCCCTCGCCGACGGGGTCGGGCAGTCCCTCGACGGGATGCACGCCTCCCTCGACCGCCTCGGCGCGATCGAGGCCGATACCGGGCGCATCGAGACGATCGCGGAGGGCATCGCCCTCGTGGCGGTGCAGATCGGCATGCTGGCCGTGAGCGGCGCGATCGAGGCCGCCCGCGCCGGCGAGGCCGGTCAGGGCTTCGCTCTCGTCTCGGGCGACATCCGGGCGCTGTCGCGCGACGCGAGCGCCGGGACCGAGCGGATCCGCGCCACCCTGCGCACGATCCGGAATGGCGCCGCCGCGTTGCGCCGCGCCCTCGAACGCGCGGCGGCCGCCGCCGAGGCCGAGGTGGCGAAGAACCGGGCCCTCACGGCCGGCCTCGCCGCGGTGGCCGCCGACGTGGCGGAGCTGGAGCAGGCCAACCGCGAGATCGCCGGCGGGGCCGACGAGATCCTCACCGCCGCCGCCGATGTCGCGGCGGGCGCCCGCCAGATCGCCGCGGCCGCCGAGGAGGCCGACCGCGCCTCGACCGAGGCCGCCACCGCCGCCCGCCAGCAGGCCCGCGGGGCCGAGGACCTGGCGGCGGCGGTCGAGGAGATCGCCCTGCTGGCCGACGAGCTGCGGGCGGATGGCTGA